A region of Streptomyces paludis DNA encodes the following proteins:
- a CDS encoding DUF6227 family protein, with protein sequence MNDPYETTETHLERLLGRALNSFDLPDTLVEGLDRALAHASSLCSAHHSAGLHRETYRHTYLLDDGSAISLWELVHNTGRDGARLHELYGEESDAQLAAARLGRIGGEGPLCSPFAGEGGEGPADAAYPAVPEAESHTGDPATDDLAAGLLAELESERTAEIDAHLALLRALRALPAPAPATRHRMYSPDNSPDHARRVLRRAENEDRPGEETGRMLKTAFAHHITQVFGRQCQVEGKDAGFMLYEHAFLLIDGSETSLWEVEHTATRDGRHMCEVYETESAAREAMELRAQVR encoded by the coding sequence TTGAACGATCCCTACGAGACAACCGAGACGCACCTCGAGCGACTCCTGGGTCGGGCACTCAACTCCTTCGACCTGCCTGACACGTTGGTCGAGGGACTCGACCGTGCGCTGGCGCACGCCAGCTCGCTGTGTTCCGCGCACCACAGTGCGGGGCTGCACCGCGAGACGTACCGGCACACCTATCTGCTCGACGACGGCAGCGCGATCAGCCTCTGGGAGCTGGTGCACAACACCGGCCGGGACGGCGCGCGGCTGCACGAGCTGTACGGGGAGGAGTCCGACGCCCAGCTCGCCGCGGCCCGGCTCGGCCGCATCGGCGGGGAGGGGCCGCTGTGCTCCCCGTTCGCCGGGGAAGGCGGGGAGGGGCCGGCGGACGCGGCGTATCCGGCCGTCCCCGAGGCGGAGTCCCATACCGGCGATCCGGCCACGGACGATCTCGCGGCCGGACTGCTCGCGGAGCTGGAGTCGGAGCGTACGGCGGAGATCGACGCCCATCTCGCCCTGCTCCGCGCGCTGCGGGCGCTGCCCGCGCCGGCGCCCGCGACACGGCACCGGATGTACTCACCGGACAACTCCCCCGACCACGCGCGCCGGGTGCTGCGCCGGGCGGAGAACGAGGACCGGCCGGGCGAGGAGACCGGACGGATGCTGAAAACGGCGTTCGCGCACCACATCACGCAGGTCTTCGGCCGGCAGTGCCAGGTCGAGGGCAAGGACGCCGGGTTCATGCTGTACGAGCACGCGTTCCTGCTGATCGACGGCAGTGAGACAAGCCTCTGGGAGGTCGAGCACACGGCGACGCGGGACGGCCGCCATATGTGCGAGGTCTACGAGACGGAGAGCGCGGCGCGCGAGGCCATGGAACTCCGCGCGCAGGTGAGATGA
- a CDS encoding PTS fructose transporter subunit IIABC — protein MSDMITADLVDLDLAAETKEAAARSLAERMVTLGRVTDLDGFLADVAAREAQMPTGLDGGIGIPHCRSAHVSEPTLAFGRSARGIDFGAPDGPADLIFLIAAPAGADDAHLTILSALARRLMNEEFTTALRSATDASSAAALIRGEEPEETPAATAGPATAETASEARSETPSAVSSETPGTPKSAEKSAPKSAVPAPEEPPAPAAAGSTEPFRIVAVTSCPTGIAHTYMAAEALEQAGERAGVELTVEPQGSSGFNRLDPAVIAAADAVIFAHDVPVREKERFAGKPTVDVGVKAGINRPDELITEVRGKAARGEATAPAGHPTPVESAGEAGEGYGTKLRKWLMSGVSYMVPFVAAGGLLIALGFAIGGYTIDKAPSVAEHFVWTDHVSWAALLFQIGGLAFDFLVPVLAGYIAYGMADRPGLVPGFVGGMIASTIEAGFLGGLAAGLIAGGTVMAIQRVRVPAVLRGIMPVVIIPLLSSIAVGFLMFLVVGKPIAELQKALTDWLSGLSGANAIVLGVILGLMMCFDLGGPLNKVAYAFAVGGLADPNPGSLKVMAAVMAAGMVPPLAMALATTVRGKLFTRTERENGKAAWVLGASFITEGAIPFAAADPLRVIPSAMAGGAVTGALSMLFECTLRAPHGGAFVILLIGHPVLYVIAIAAGTAVSAGLVILLKGARRTGGPARSEEPIAAGDTEAAAPSGTKVPVAV, from the coding sequence ATGAGCGACATGATCACCGCGGACCTGGTCGACCTCGACCTGGCCGCCGAGACAAAGGAAGCAGCGGCCCGTTCGCTGGCCGAGCGCATGGTGACCCTGGGCCGGGTCACCGATCTGGACGGCTTCCTGGCCGATGTGGCGGCGCGCGAGGCGCAGATGCCGACCGGCCTCGACGGCGGCATCGGGATCCCGCACTGCCGTAGCGCGCATGTCAGCGAGCCGACGCTCGCCTTCGGCCGATCGGCCCGGGGCATCGACTTCGGCGCCCCCGACGGCCCGGCGGACCTGATCTTCCTGATCGCCGCCCCGGCCGGTGCGGACGACGCGCATCTGACGATCCTCTCGGCGCTGGCCCGCCGGCTGATGAACGAGGAGTTCACGACGGCGCTGCGGTCCGCGACCGACGCGTCGTCGGCGGCGGCCCTCATCCGCGGCGAGGAGCCCGAGGAGACCCCGGCGGCTACCGCTGGACCTGCCACCGCCGAAACGGCCTCAGAGGCGCGTTCCGAGACGCCCTCGGCGGTGTCCTCGGAGACGCCCGGAACCCCGAAGAGCGCCGAGAAGAGCGCCCCGAAGAGCGCCGTGCCCGCGCCGGAGGAGCCGCCCGCTCCCGCGGCCGCCGGCTCCACCGAGCCGTTCCGTATCGTCGCCGTCACCTCCTGCCCTACGGGCATCGCCCACACCTATATGGCCGCCGAGGCCCTGGAGCAGGCGGGGGAGCGGGCGGGCGTCGAGCTGACCGTCGAGCCGCAGGGCTCCTCCGGATTCAACCGCCTCGACCCCGCCGTCATCGCCGCCGCCGACGCCGTGATCTTCGCCCACGACGTGCCGGTACGGGAGAAGGAGCGCTTCGCCGGGAAGCCCACCGTCGACGTCGGCGTCAAGGCCGGCATCAACCGCCCCGACGAACTGATCACCGAAGTACGCGGCAAGGCGGCCCGCGGCGAGGCCACCGCTCCCGCCGGCCACCCCACGCCCGTCGAGAGCGCCGGCGAGGCCGGTGAGGGCTATGGCACCAAGCTGCGCAAGTGGCTGATGTCCGGGGTGAGTTACATGGTCCCGTTCGTCGCGGCGGGCGGCCTCCTCATCGCCCTCGGCTTCGCCATCGGCGGCTACACCATCGACAAGGCGCCGTCGGTCGCCGAGCACTTCGTCTGGACGGACCACGTCAGCTGGGCGGCCCTGCTCTTCCAGATCGGCGGCCTGGCCTTCGACTTCCTGGTGCCCGTCCTGGCGGGTTACATCGCGTACGGCATGGCCGACCGTCCCGGACTGGTGCCCGGCTTTGTCGGCGGCATGATCGCTTCCACCATCGAAGCGGGCTTCCTTGGCGGCCTGGCCGCCGGTCTGATCGCCGGTGGCACCGTGATGGCCATTCAACGAGTCCGGGTGCCCGCCGTACTGCGCGGGATCATGCCCGTGGTCATAATTCCCCTCCTCTCGTCCATCGCCGTCGGCTTCCTGATGTTCCTGGTGGTCGGCAAACCGATCGCCGAGCTACAGAAGGCCCTGACCGACTGGCTGTCCGGTCTCTCCGGCGCCAACGCGATCGTTCTCGGCGTCATCCTCGGGCTGATGATGTGCTTCGACCTGGGCGGCCCGCTGAACAAGGTCGCCTACGCCTTCGCCGTCGGCGGCCTCGCGGACCCCAACCCGGGCAGCCTCAAGGTCATGGCCGCCGTCATGGCCGCGGGCATGGTCCCGCCGCTCGCGATGGCGCTCGCCACCACCGTGCGCGGCAAGCTGTTCACCCGTACCGAACGGGAGAACGGCAAGGCCGCCTGGGTGCTCGGCGCCTCCTTCATCACCGAGGGGGCCATCCCGTTCGCGGCGGCCGACCCGCTGCGGGTCATCCCGTCCGCCATGGCGGGCGGGGCTGTCACCGGCGCGCTCTCGATGCTCTTCGAGTGCACCCTGCGCGCCCCGCACGGTGGCGCCTTCGTGATCCTGCTGATCGGTCACCCGGTCCTCTACGTGATCGCCATCGCGGCGGGTACGGCCGTCAGCGCCGGGCTGGTCATCCTGCTGAAGGGCGCCCGCAGGACGGGCGGTCCCGCCCGGTCGGAGGAGCCGATAGCCGCCGGTGACACCGAGGCCGCGGCCCCGTCCGGGACCAAGGTGCCGGTGGCCGTCTGA
- a CDS encoding P1 family peptidase, with translation MTRNDALTDVAGLRVGHARVAGDRALTGTTVVLAPEGGVVAAVDVRGGGPATRETEALDPRNVVQRIEAVVLTGGSAFGLDAAAGVVAWLEERGRGVRVGPEPEQVVPVVPAAGVFDLGRGGDWRIRPDAATGRAAVEAAAGTAVGAPVEEGAVGAGTGALVGPLKGGTGTASAVLASGATVAALVVANAAGSVVDPLTGVLYGRYFDGRAEYPAPEVHRAACERLAGLSERNGPAPLNTTLAVVATDAELSRAQAQKLAGTAHDGIARAVRPVHLLNDGDTVFALSTGLRPLDATDQLALNEVLAAGADVVTRAIVSAVRAAKGVDGPGGTFPSYHDLYGLD, from the coding sequence ATGACGAGGAATGACGCACTGACCGATGTGGCGGGGCTGCGGGTGGGTCACGCGCGGGTGGCCGGGGACCGGGCGCTGACGGGGACCACGGTCGTCCTGGCGCCGGAGGGCGGCGTGGTCGCGGCCGTGGATGTGCGGGGCGGCGGTCCGGCGACGAGGGAGACCGAGGCGCTCGATCCTCGCAATGTCGTCCAGCGGATCGAGGCCGTCGTCCTGACGGGCGGCAGCGCGTTCGGGCTTGACGCGGCGGCCGGGGTGGTGGCGTGGCTGGAGGAGCGCGGGCGCGGGGTGCGGGTGGGTCCTGAGCCCGAGCAGGTGGTGCCGGTCGTGCCGGCCGCGGGCGTCTTCGATCTGGGGCGCGGTGGCGACTGGCGGATACGGCCGGACGCGGCGACGGGGCGGGCGGCGGTGGAGGCCGCCGCCGGGACGGCCGTCGGGGCGCCTGTCGAGGAGGGCGCGGTGGGCGCGGGGACGGGCGCGCTGGTCGGCCCGCTGAAGGGCGGGACGGGGACGGCGAGCGCGGTGCTGGCCTCCGGGGCGACGGTGGCCGCCCTGGTCGTGGCCAACGCGGCGGGTTCGGTGGTCGATCCGCTGACGGGGGTGCTGTACGGGCGCTACTTCGACGGCCGGGCGGAGTATCCGGCGCCCGAGGTCCACCGGGCGGCGTGCGAGCGGCTGGCCGGACTGAGCGAGCGGAACGGGCCCGCTCCGCTGAACACCACGCTGGCCGTCGTCGCCACCGACGCCGAACTGTCCCGTGCCCAGGCGCAGAAGCTCGCGGGGACGGCGCACGACGGCATAGCGCGCGCCGTCCGTCCGGTGCATCTTCTCAATGACGGCGATACGGTATTCGCTCTGTCGACCGGTCTTCGCCCGCTCGACGCGACGGATCAACTGGCGCTCAATGAGGTGCTGGCGGCCGGTGCGGACGTGGTGACCAGGGCAATAGTCTCGGCCGTCCGCGCGGCGAAGGGCGTGGACGGGCCCGGCGGGACGTTTCCTTCGTACCATGATTTGTACGGACTCGACTGA
- the mscL gene encoding large conductance mechanosensitive channel protein MscL produces MSKEKESVLAGFKAFLMRGNVIDLAVAVVIGAAFTNVVNSLVKGVINPLVGAFGTKDLDHYSSCLKAPCVTKGGEAVSGIPIMWGSVLSAVLTFLITAAVVYFLMVLPMSKYLARRARLQAAKEEVKEVLEVSELEVLKEIRDALVAQRGAPGPGGPGRAAP; encoded by the coding sequence GTGAGCAAAGAGAAGGAAAGCGTGCTGGCGGGCTTCAAAGCCTTCCTGATGCGCGGCAACGTGATCGACCTCGCGGTCGCGGTCGTCATCGGCGCGGCTTTCACCAACGTGGTGAACTCGCTGGTGAAGGGCGTGATCAACCCGCTGGTGGGCGCCTTCGGCACGAAGGACCTGGATCACTACAGCTCCTGTCTGAAGGCGCCGTGCGTGACGAAGGGCGGCGAGGCGGTCAGCGGCATCCCGATCATGTGGGGATCGGTGCTCAGCGCCGTGCTGACCTTCCTGATCACAGCCGCCGTCGTCTATTTCCTGATGGTGCTGCCGATGTCGAAGTACCTCGCCCGGCGGGCCAGGCTCCAGGCGGCCAAGGAAGAGGTCAAGGAGGTGCTGGAGGTCAGCGAGCTGGAGGTGCTGAAGGAGATCCGGGACGCCCTGGTCGCCCAGCGCGGGGCGCCGGGGCCGGGCGGGCCGGGACGGGCCGCTCCGTAA